The Thunnus thynnus chromosome 13, fThuThy2.1, whole genome shotgun sequence genome segment ctgtttctgattctgattttaaGGACTTTCAACAAAGCATTTgcacttttttgtggaaaaacacatcagacacaaatgatcaaaacaaatgatttttctatacattaacacacatctggaggagatctttgaTGCTTGGCACACAGCAGCACTCAAAGATGATGAACCAGTTATTTGTCATCAGTTTCAATACTAATTTCCTTCATTAACcattggaaaatattttttaaagaaacatatttttaacttaaaaaaaacatatttgctctACTGCTCATCAAATATTCAAAATCCCTACAATGCAAAAAACCCTTGGCTCTAGAGAACAGAGGCCTTGCAAACTGAATATAAACCTCATTTACAGTGTCAGATGCAAGTATTTACATGGCTGAAGTTTCATGTTCAATCTAATCTTTTATCCTCATCTGTGACTTCAACCTGAGATAATTACATTCATACAATATCACAAACTGTACCAACAAACTCACAAAGGCgttttaaaagaaacaatcctcattttgttattttggaaACTTGGGGAGTATTCCTGTGAAATCCCACTAttaatattaaagctgcaagcagcgttgaacgggccctcacGCCTCCGCACACGTCAGGCCGCAacgcaatcgaagggcttctgtcacgggcatgtagatgtcttcaaacccgagctgttttcagacagtgcgaGAAGGAtttaaacatcacttcctttgtccactattttacctgctgctggggctgctttgctgaaatttcgaagggggcgctattcagccagttttcatcactgatggaataatGTCATGTAGACTTGTTCAGGCCGGgagaagtttggtgcagactggagcatttacaataaagttatagcgacttcctctgtcatggcaaaacatcaaatctcaacagtgtgagaattttctgcagtgTAAGAcgtgtctgtcttgctcacacctgtgtcatcaaaatgatgcaagttttgggcccattcacttggatttcaattagtaaattgaaaacccctgatgagtttgtgtgtaaaacaaattaatttcctaattttcatcaagtataattttagaaaagtaaaaacttttgacccacatgacctggtcaaagtttaattgaaatgtgtactgtcaggtgtgtagagacaataagtaactgcagctggacacagaaaaatactcatatatttgaatggagagtgtgagcgaaccgctaggtgctcgggccctaataaaggaaaaactgcagtacagagctacaaattttagttttgatggtatttttctacagcactttatcactaaactgtcacccttACTCCATTTTTTCTCTTCCCCTCATAgatcatccccactactgaattgtaaatataagacctatacttattgttaaataaatgacaataacaccaaacttcatacaaagtttgtatataatgtactgtatgtatataggcctttctactgtatcctacaaaaatgagctgcattcaactcccacaccagtggcggctggtgactcaaaaaattggggagggcaggaggaaaaccaacttaccgcatcaaactatatcattgtcccccacctgatgaaatcagaggggtggggggcaattttatatgccaataaaacaatttgcttttaaaaacaaaaacccctgagtggtgtaaaggctgcttctttaaagacatttaacatatacatattgtttctaagcaaagaagagctcattttagccatggactggttcagatgagtgattttaccaacaaaatgaaattcaagtttatagtattgttctattgtgacaacagatttatgttctcatcaaaaacagacaagatatcacatgatttacacgtgtttcctatgtattttcttagtatacagaaatatataaagtaccccaaagcttataatgtgatacaagTTCatatcagtgctgaatactagaaagactgaacactaaaaacattcacagatctaaaagtgtagattcacatcagaaagtattaatgcatgtatcaaatacatgacttacacactcttatctatgtgcacgacatacaaaatatagtccacaaagttgacatgttaacactaggggtgcaacggatcacaaaactcacggttcagATCATATCATTTttaggatcagcaaaaaaagacaaataaaactttgttttctatttattctgtaacacacttacaacATGAAACAGCaatgaacttttgcccatggtcttaaatgaaaacattcaagacaaacaacatttaagatgtccaatgtttaaataaactaaagctcagctgcagcacatcagacagcaggtaaacatacctacagatgtcacttcagaccccTTAGATGCTGTTTTGATTGTCacccttcaaaatccctgttagtgacacactgtctgcccatgacttgtacttacagcagtttgtttactttgtattAAATGAGAtgttaaattttgcaattaatgcgcagttcatatgcctgccgaaccgtggggggcgatccgtacggatcaccTATCAACTACAATCAGTTaaaccactagttaacacttgttattctagttactttaagcttattactcaatatacagctcagcttaaaaacaaactaaagaaactgtcagaagcaagcagccagacctcctgcacactcattcactaatcatacaacatcaacGGGTGACTGAACAatcactcaattaaaaacgggatcaattccacatgaatgagtgagcccagacagctcactgtaacttcaacaagcaaactacccacaacaccttatatatatatatctgctgCATTCTGGTTAAGgaaataaattcacacaacagccacacagagagacatttaaccatcagagatgaaattagcaaccaaagagacagagagagagaagctgtatctgactcatgttatttgatgtcttcttctttctttcatggagatgaagtattcatgtcataacatccatttgtggctgttggtcggcttgtttgttagttaacagaactttatggctgctgctttaccagtctgatatcattagcaacaatgacaaacaagctaactctcctggttgtttctccagttgcttctctctccagccgcTCCCTGgcggtgtcctgctgctgctgcgctgcacagtccagatcattTCTCCCATTAGTTTGACAACAGTCCTTAatagtccttccatggatgtataaagagtccttcaggctgctacaacaagctagctgttgcattggctaacgcaaggagctatctactgctgctactctgccttacagtggagagaatggaagatgaattctggaaactatcattggaccaactcgatgtcaatattgcattctggttgttgattggttagggagaccgtcctcccttggagcatcattttacgtgtctccaccaaagaagagagaaaaaatatgtacTACTGCTTCTACTAATTCCTATtcctactaataataataataatgatactgaGATtcggtaatggtttatttcaaccaaatattcttctTTATATCTTGATGTCCCTCTTGtttctcaaaaaatagaggaggatcaacctcctttttttgtaggaaattttgGTTGCGAATcaattgatacaggtttgaaagtggtcagacttatagtttagacgtcagaagcatcagtttgacacaaagtccatgcccagagattgcctccccattggtttacattgtaaggtgcaatgtggcactgcaactttcagggcttatgaaatctaaaccgttcaagttattacaaagtttttaacaacttttgttcagcacagtgtcataaatcatgtattaaagtttgaagccgataccattaatgTCCTCAGAGGAGATAGAGTTTGTTCAGGGTCCAAAATTAGGGAAAAGTCgtattttcatgtgtgtattgtggacttcctgttggatttaggtcaggcgtgtcagcatatgatttgtagttcttgatgagacaaataattgagttttggttcaatctctctacggcattcctacgggccatggcagccattttaattacataggtggcgctctcaaGCACAGTTTGGCACTTTGGGgcttaatttttacattttatcaaacatttcactagacctgatgtgcatgccaaatttggtgagtttttgagcatgtttaggagGTCAattttagggtttaagtggcataataaaaagaaagaaagaaagaaagaaagaaagaaagaaagaaagaaagaaaaagaacagatacaagagggtcttcgcccctttgggtctcaggccctaattaagtGTTTGACCCATCATTAGGCCAGTTGGTATCAGGCTGTGCTCTAATAAATCTACCAAGCCCTCTGATACAACAGATACTCAGCTGCTTATTCAGGCATTATACTGGTAATTAAAAGATCCAATATAAgcgatgggggacaaaatccacagtccttgttttgtgtgaaAAGTTAATCAAAAGTTTATCTTCAGCTTATTCTCTATGGTCTACTGTAGGGAATATTAAGTGTTCAATACAGTGCATTAGAATTACAACTTTGGCTAGGTATTGCAACGggaatatacatttttttccatagTTATTCATGGTCAGAACTcattacattttgattttcactaacaaagaccatgCCAACGAAGATATGAGTTTGAAATGACTGTAGGATGAGGGATGCAGGgtaagggatgaagggatgaagggatgaaaggataagggatgaggggatgagggatgaagggatgagggtgtagGTAAAGGTATGCATGTGGGCGTTTCTGATATCGTTTGTGTCATGGTGGTTATAGGTAAAGTATGCAGGGGAGGACCAGCAGCCGAGGATTTTAATGCTGCGGTTGGGGATTCCTTGCCTTGAAGCTGTGGATGCAGCTCCAATACGGAATGAATTTCCAGAGTATAGTTTGGGTGGTATTCCTGatctggttagtacttggagcATGTGGTGGTGGAACCAGAAGCATGTGGCCAAATTGCCCGTCTCTGTGATGAACAGAGAATCACCAGTAGGAACATGGATTCCAGGATTTTATCAATGTAAGGGGATAGATAACCTGTACAGAGAGTTCTGATGCAGCGGGCAAGGAGGTTTGAAGTGTGGGGCGAACATTTTGGCAAGAGATGTGGTTCAGCCTTACGGAGACCTTTGATCAACATGCTGATGTATGAGTGGGACAAGGCTGAACACGATGCTCCTGAGGACAGTCTTATGAAGAAGTTGATTCCGCTGATGTAGACCTGTATAGTGGAAGACTTAATCTTGAGGATAAAATGGGCAAATGTGATAAACCTGGAGAGGGTCACGACGTCAAGTGAGGTGAATGGAAGGCCACGGGAGGCATGGAAACCTTTGAAGCAGTTCCATCCGGTCAAATATGATGAGAATGTTCAGGGCGCAAGGCTGTAGAGGATCATATCTCGTGAGGTGATAACTTAATGTTTATGTTCAATGTCAACTGAAGATGGTGGCTGAAAACGGTGGGACTAGGGTCAGAAGAGGGTCAGCGTCTGGTGCCaattgttttaatttctgaaatgagaaacgagacagagggagagagagggagagagagagacagtctgTCACGGGTCATGTGAAAACTGAGACAAAGGGGAAAGAAACTTTTAAGACTATATTCAGACCAACTCAGACAGTGCGCGAAAATGCctgtcctcccattcatttgaatgggagTAGTGCGTTTCAGCTGCAGGTGTTTTGGCTGCTGACTTGTTCATGAAATGTTCTatgtaaataaacttgcctGTCCGAGTTTGGCGATGCCAGGCTAAGAAAAAGTATACTGGTATCCTAAATATTTTCCAACAACCATAACAGCAGTTGCATTAGAAGAGAGTCGTTGTTACTTAGAGTTACAGCTTTGTATCTTGCAGTCAGGCCGGCAGGGTATGTGGACAGCAGGACAGACTCTAGAATGTACACAGTTATCTGCTGGACCAGCCACTTCAAAATAGCCTATTTTTATTAGAATCCCAGACTTTTTGTCAGGAGCAGACTGATTATCCACCTTAGTGAGGGCTAGACCAGGCTTCTCTACTGAATCTCCAGGCAACAGAATATACAATGACATGAACTAGAGTACTGAGTAAGAGTTGTAAAGGGATTACATCATCTATCACTGTTTAACATTACTGATCTCATGATATCACATGAAGTGGGTGTGAGGATTGAAatcttaaaatgcatttaaggcCAGGCAAACCCTGCAGATCAGTTCCTCCCACATGGACTCAAGCACGGCCTCTAACCTGCTAACTGTTGACACAGGGAACATGTAtgtggattattttcttttttacatgtGAACTCAACAGACATTTCTGCAAAGATGATGGGTTTTTACTGTTCTAAGGGTAAAACTGTTTAATTGTGCTTTTGTGTCATAATTGCATTgaaatttttatgttttttttttttgagatcttaaatgtgttttccagtTAGTCAAATTTACTGTATAACAGGGTAAAACCCTTCAGATATATCTCATTTTCATGACGGACCGATAAATGTCTCTCTAATATGTCATATGCAACTCCATCTCAGACCAACATCACTGTTGGACTGCAGTACCGGAGACTACTGgaaattgtgttgttttctgctccAATTACAGTGGcatgctgtgtgtttctcttcattAATGGGATCATGCTTTTCACCTTGAGGAGTAAGTCTGTGTTTAGGGAGACCTCCCGTTATATTCTTCTGTATAACCTACTTTTTGCAGACACTGTGCAGATGGCACTAAGCCAGTTACTGTATCTACTGTCTGCTTGTAGAATATGGCTGACCTATCCTGTATGTGGTTTTCTCGCCATGCTCGCTGATCTCACAAATGAAGTGTCTCCTCTCACACTGGTGGTGATGTCTCTGGAGAGATATGTAGCTGTGTGCTACCCACTGAGGCACGctaccatcatcaccatcaaaaACACAGGTGTGGCTATTGTTGTAGTTTGGGCGTTCAGTTCACTAAATGCTCTCATACAAGTTATTTTGCTGTTAGATTTTCCATTTGAAGAACTGGAGAGCCTGCAGATGAAAGACTATTGCTCTGACATAGCCATGTTTCTTGGCCCAATGTCTGATCATTATAACAAAGCCttcacttgttttctgtttgcattaGCTGGTGTGACAGTAACTTGTTCCTATATTGGTGTGATGATAGCAGCCAGGTCAGCCTCCACAGACAAAGCTTTAGCCCATAAAGCTCgtaacacactgctgctgcacctGGTGCAGCTGGGCCTCAGTCTTTCCTCAACTGTACATGACCCATTGCTTATTGCCATGTCAAAATTCCTAGACAGAGTAGCAATTTCACGCATCCATAgtattatttatgtatgtattatcCTTCTCCCAAGATGTCTGAGTGCTCTAATCTATGGCATCAGAGACCAGACCATCAGACCCATCCTCATTTACCATCTATGCTGTCGATTGAAACTGACAAGGCTGGGGTCTCAACCTACATGACATTGAATTATTCAAgcattattcttattttaagagatatacatatatatatatatatatatatatatatattaatttgaaagaaatatgaatgtctttaatgtctttaaaatttaaatacagAATCAAATAATGTAGTATTGCAACAGTACTTTATATCCTTCCTGAATTATCTATactctgcacatactgtatttgagttcattgttttttaattgttggcAAATGCAAATGCAgaagtgattttaatatttgtagatATTTTAGTGTAGTCAAACACTTCACTCTACATCAACATAGTCCCAACACTGTGGCAaaaacttaaagtccccctccactcaaaaatgtgttcttctTATTCCCTCACTTGGATGTTTCATCTTCACTTTGAAGAATGATGTATggtcacattcatctgctgaaagtttctctgtgctctgaGTATAAATGAATATGATTTATTAaggtaaaacattaaaagaaagggaaaaaaagaaatacaataaacaataaaaaacactacAGTGATAAAAAGAGGTAAAATCATGAGATAAGAAAGATAAAACAGgtagtaaaaacagtaaagagcaaataaaaagttgagttaattaaaagcaagactctTGCGATGTTTATTTAATGATAAAAGGCTATCTTTGTAATGTTGTGGACAtgacttttaaaattcaattcacAGTCAAGGATAACACCTAAGTTTTTTACTTCTGGTTTAATCTGTAGAGCCAGATTTCCAAGCCTGCTTGAAAGTTCTTCTCTCTGTGCATCTGTGCCAAATATAAGAgcttctgttttgtctttatttaatttaaataggTTACAACTCATCCACTGTGTAATGCTAGAGAGTAGATGtcagtttatatatatactgtatatatttactatatctaaaattttaattatgaattttatgtatatatttatatcacctgtcttttgtggtagttgtgtttttctcataCATTCTATAGGTATTTGAGTTTTATCTTACCTTCTAACTTTGATTGTTATGCCCAACAACACCAAGGTAACATCAATAAATTgacaataaacctgtttctgattctgattttaaGGACTTTCAACAAAGCATTTgcacttttttgtggaaaaacacatcagacacaaatgatcaaaacaaatgatttttctatacattaacacacatctggaggagatctttgaTGCTTGGCACACAGCAGCACTCAAAGATGATGAACCAGTTATTTGTCATCAGTTTCAATACTAATTTCCTTCATTAACcattggaaaatattttttaaagaaacatatttttaacataaaaaacatatttgctctACTGCTCATCAAATATTCAAAATCCCTACAATGCAAAAAACCCTGGCTCTAGAGAACAGAGGCCTTGCAAACTGAATATAAACCTAATTTACAGTGTCAGATGCAAGTATTTACATGGCTGAAGTTCTGTGTTCAATCTAATCTTTTATCCTCATCTGTTACTTCAACCTGAGAAAATTATATTCATACAATATCACAAAATGTACCAACAAACTCATGAAGGCATTTTACAAGAAACAatcctcattttgttattttggaaACTTGGGGAGCATTCCTATGAAATCCcagtattaatattaaatgtttgaCCCATCATTAGGCCGGTCAATATCAGACTGTGCTCTAATAAATGTACCAAACCCTCTGATACAACAGATACTCAGCTGCTTATTCAGGCATTATGCTGGTAATTAAAAGAtccaatataagtgatgggggacaaaatccacagtcctcgttttgtgcaaaaagttaattaaaagtTTATGTTAAGCTAATTCTCTATGGTCTACTGTAGGGAATGTTAAGTGTTCAATATAGTGCATTAGAATCATAACTTTGGCCAGGTATTGCAACAGGAATATATATTGTTTCTATAATTATTTATGGTCAGAACACATTTTGATTAaaagttttctgtcttttttattgtttgcaaTTTCAATGGGGACAAGGTCTATGATGATTGTTTATATATCTCAGTCTAATACccattttactgtatttgaaCATTAAGCCCATTACAATGGATTCCCAAATCCACAGCAACAACCAACAGACCCAGACTGTAACTGCCTTGACCAGCTACACGCCCAGCCagaatattttctcaaatatGTGTGATTGGacgagagtattacccatagagtccagtagagggtggAGCCTGCGTGAGATAGAACCAAAGTAactgtttttggagccaaagaAGAGgaattaaaagtcagcactcagcttcaatcgataatgttaaaaaccacaaactaaGCCACAAATCTTGGTGTaatcatggactcagacctgaatttcaacagccacattaagacaattacaaagtcagctgAAGAATGTATCAAGGATTAAAAGACTTATGTCT includes the following:
- the LOC137196258 gene encoding odorant receptor 131-2-like gives rise to the protein MALSQLLYLLSACRIWLTYPVCGFLAMLADLTNEVSPLTLVVMSLERYVAVCYPLRHATIITIKNTGVAIVVVWAFSSLNALIQVILLLDFPFEELESLQMKDYCSDIAMFLGPMSDHYNKAFTCFLFALAGVTVTCSYIGVMIAARSASTDKALAHKARNTLLLHLVQLGLSLSSTVHDPLLIAMSKFLDRVAISRIHSIIYVCIILLPRCLSALIYGIRDQTIRPILIYHLCCRWRRSLMLGTQQHSKMMNQLFVISFNTNFLH